The following proteins come from a genomic window of Denitromonas sp.:
- a CDS encoding hemerythrin domain-containing protein produces the protein MTSLSRKMAAHHTYCDDVFAQAEAAAERGDWPACAQAATQFRDDVLAHFAIEEDAIFPAFEAATGMTEGPTRVMRGEHVQMRELMTLLVDAAAAADAAGFSDAAETLLILLQQHNMKEENILYPMCDQTVGSDPAVDAAVDGLTGKVAP, from the coding sequence ATGACATCCCTTTCCAGAAAAATGGCCGCGCATCACACTTATTGTGATGACGTCTTCGCGCAGGCCGAGGCCGCCGCGGAGCGGGGTGACTGGCCCGCCTGTGCGCAGGCCGCCACACAGTTCCGCGACGATGTGCTGGCCCACTTCGCCATCGAGGAAGACGCGATCTTCCCCGCCTTCGAGGCTGCCACCGGCATGACCGAGGGGCCGACCCGGGTGATGCGTGGCGAGCATGTGCAGATGCGCGAGCTGATGACGCTGCTGGTCGATGCCGCCGCTGCGGCCGATGCGGCCGGGTTCTCCGATGCCGCCGAAACCTTGCTCATCCTCCTGCAGCAGCACAACATGAAGGAAGAGAACATCCTGTACCCGATGTGCGACCAGACGGTTGGCTCGGATCCGGCCGTCGACGCGGCCGTCGATGGACTCACTGGCAAGGTGGCACCATGA
- a CDS encoding NnrS family protein — protein sequence MMNQLGSTLHWRWLLAAPHRAMFFLGALQLLLVMLPWAAEMLARLTGQSLPWSWPPGWWHALLAIDGVFPFFVFGFLLTAMPRWQGYGDLPAGVFVRPWGVLVAGWTLIYASALLPVLRLPGMALVFAGWAWLLVMLAPIAFRAGNGRLHAVPAWLATVAGLAGWGAWMGFAATGDGAWARAAIDVGVWGFLLPVFFTVSHRMIPFFSSAVLDDYTAFRPPWALFMMLGAAVGHGVLMLLGEAQLTWLVDLPAAGLAVFLTVRWGLVRSFEVPLLAMLHLGFMWLGLALALFGVQSLAAWQGSTVLGLAPLHALGIGMFTVIALGMVSRVTLGHSGQALRADATTWRLCWAVQAVAVVRMLAELWTSAQAVLLVLAAVGWLVAFGFWARRYMPVYLRPRADGRPG from the coding sequence ATGATGAATCAGCTCGGCTCGACTCTCCACTGGCGCTGGCTTCTGGCGGCGCCGCACCGCGCCATGTTCTTTTTGGGCGCACTTCAGCTGCTGCTGGTGATGCTGCCATGGGCCGCCGAGATGCTCGCCCGGCTCACCGGCCAGAGCTTGCCGTGGTCATGGCCGCCCGGGTGGTGGCATGCCTTGCTGGCCATCGACGGCGTCTTTCCGTTCTTCGTCTTCGGCTTTCTGCTCACGGCCATGCCGCGCTGGCAGGGCTATGGCGATCTGCCGGCCGGCGTGTTCGTGCGGCCGTGGGGCGTGCTCGTCGCCGGCTGGACGCTGATCTATGCCAGCGCGCTGCTGCCGGTGCTGCGCCTGCCGGGCATGGCGCTGGTGTTTGCCGGCTGGGCGTGGCTGCTGGTGATGCTGGCGCCGATCGCGTTCCGTGCCGGCAATGGCCGCTTGCACGCCGTGCCGGCCTGGCTGGCCACCGTGGCTGGCCTGGCGGGCTGGGGCGCGTGGATGGGGTTTGCCGCGACCGGTGATGGGGCCTGGGCGCGGGCGGCGATCGATGTCGGGGTGTGGGGCTTCCTGCTGCCGGTGTTCTTTACCGTCAGCCATCGCATGATTCCGTTCTTCTCCAGCGCGGTGCTGGACGACTACACGGCGTTCCGGCCGCCGTGGGCCTTGTTCATGATGCTCGGCGCCGCCGTTGGCCATGGGGTGCTGATGCTGCTCGGCGAGGCGCAGCTGACCTGGTTGGTGGACCTGCCGGCGGCCGGCCTGGCGGTGTTCCTGACCGTGCGCTGGGGGCTGGTGCGCAGCTTCGAAGTACCGTTGCTGGCCATGCTGCATCTGGGCTTCATGTGGCTCGGCCTTGCGCTGGCGTTGTTCGGCGTGCAAAGTCTAGCCGCCTGGCAGGGCAGCACCGTGCTCGGGCTGGCGCCGCTGCATGCCTTGGGGATCGGCATGTTTACCGTGATTGCGCTGGGGATGGTGTCGCGCGTGACGCTTGGTCATTCCGGCCAGGCGCTGCGCGCCGATGCGACGACCTGGCGGCTGTGCTGGGCGGTGCAGGCAGTGGCCGTGGTGCGCATGCTGGCCGAGCTGTGGACCTCGGCGCAGGCGGTGTTGCTGGTGCTGGCGGCCGTGGGCTGGCTGGTTGCTTTCGGATTCTGGGCAAGGCGTTACATGCCGGTTTATCTGCGCCCGCGTGCGGATGGCCGGCCGGGGTAA
- the ccoG gene encoding cytochrome c oxidase accessory protein CcoG: MTNPSPQPIKIVPSKKSAALEGQEGSLYESRKKIYVRAISGVFTNWRWILVWVTQILYYGLPWLQWNDRQAVLFHLVERKFYIFGWVFWPQDVFFLAILLIISAYALFFFTAIAGRLWCGYACPQTVYTEIFMWIEEKIEGDRNKRMKLDKAPMSGRKFGIKAAKHAVWGAVALWTGFTFVAYFTPLKELLASFVPFSFGGWEIFWILFYGAFTYFFAGIMREQVCKYMCPYARFQGVMFDPDTLVITYDEERGEPRGARKKGVEPASVGKGDCVDCGICVQVCPTGIDIRDGLQYECIGCAACIDACDQVMDKMDYPRGLIRYSTENAIKKHWGGKEILGHVMRPRTLIYGAILAAVCLAFVWGLATREPLRLDIIRDRTTLSREVAGGFIENVYQLQIMNMTEAPRSFSVTVDGLEGIRFADFDGQVEVPPASMQALTLQVQVPVDTGEPGSSNVIHFELKANDDASVAVREASTFLLPR; the protein is encoded by the coding sequence ATGACCAACCCAAGCCCCCAGCCCATCAAAATCGTGCCTTCCAAGAAGTCGGCTGCACTCGAAGGCCAGGAAGGCTCACTCTACGAGTCGCGCAAGAAGATCTATGTGCGCGCCATCAGCGGAGTGTTCACGAACTGGCGATGGATCCTGGTGTGGGTGACGCAGATTCTGTATTACGGACTGCCCTGGCTGCAGTGGAATGACCGCCAGGCGGTGCTGTTCCACCTGGTCGAGCGCAAGTTCTACATTTTTGGCTGGGTGTTCTGGCCGCAGGATGTGTTTTTCCTCGCCATCTTGCTGATCATCTCCGCCTACGCGCTGTTCTTCTTCACCGCCATTGCCGGGCGGCTGTGGTGCGGGTACGCCTGTCCGCAGACGGTGTACACCGAGATCTTCATGTGGATCGAGGAGAAGATCGAGGGCGATCGCAACAAGCGCATGAAGCTCGACAAGGCGCCAATGAGCGGGCGCAAGTTCGGCATCAAGGCCGCCAAACACGCCGTCTGGGGCGCTGTCGCACTATGGACCGGCTTCACCTTTGTGGCCTACTTCACGCCGCTCAAGGAGTTGCTGGCCTCCTTTGTGCCGTTCTCCTTCGGTGGCTGGGAAATCTTCTGGATCCTGTTCTACGGGGCCTTCACCTATTTCTTTGCCGGCATCATGCGCGAGCAAGTGTGCAAGTACATGTGCCCGTATGCCCGTTTCCAGGGGGTGATGTTCGACCCGGATACGCTGGTCATCACCTACGACGAGGAGCGGGGCGAGCCGCGTGGCGCGCGCAAGAAGGGCGTCGAGCCGGCGTCGGTCGGCAAGGGCGATTGTGTCGACTGCGGCATCTGCGTCCAGGTCTGCCCGACCGGGATCGACATTCGTGACGGCCTGCAGTACGAGTGCATCGGTTGCGCGGCCTGTATCGATGCCTGCGACCAGGTGATGGACAAGATGGACTACCCGCGCGGCCTGATCCGCTACTCGACCGAGAACGCGATCAAGAAGCACTGGGGCGGCAAGGAAATCCTCGGCCATGTGATGCGCCCGCGCACCCTGATCTACGGTGCCATCCTGGCGGCGGTGTGCCTGGCCTTCGTGTGGGGGCTGGCCACGCGCGAGCCCCTGCGGCTGGACATCATCCGCGACCGCACGACGCTGTCGCGCGAGGTGGCCGGGGGCTTCATCGAGAACGTCTACCAGTTGCAGATCATGAACATGACCGAGGCGCCGCGCAGCTTCTCGGTGACCGTCGATGGCCTCGAGGGAATCCGCTTTGCCGATTTCGACGGCCAGGTCGAGGTGCCGCCGGCGAGCATGCAGGCATTGACCCTGCAGGTGCAGGTGCCGGTCGATACCGGTGAGCCCGGCTCGTCGAATGTGATTCATTTTGAGCTCAAGGCGAACGACGATGCCTCCGTCGCTGTCCGAGAGGCATCCACCTTCCTACTGCCGCGTTGA
- a CDS encoding universal stress protein — translation MFKHLLVPTDGSDLSEATVNRAISFAKEAGARITFFYAQPDFPMPIYGEGALIDPTTPEQFAKGAQEEADKILASARTKSEAVGVPCDTDTAVNEVPYEAIIDAAERHGCDLIFMASHGRRGLASLLLGSETQKVLTHTKVPVLVYR, via the coding sequence ATGTTCAAGCATCTGCTGGTACCCACCGACGGCTCCGATCTGTCCGAGGCCACCGTCAACCGTGCCATCTCCTTTGCCAAGGAGGCCGGCGCGCGGATCACCTTTTTCTACGCACAGCCCGACTTTCCGATGCCGATCTACGGCGAAGGCGCCCTGATTGACCCGACCACGCCCGAACAGTTCGCCAAGGGCGCGCAGGAAGAAGCCGACAAGATCCTCGCCAGTGCACGCACCAAGTCCGAGGCGGTCGGCGTGCCCTGCGACACCGACACCGCGGTCAACGAAGTGCCCTACGAGGCCATCATCGACGCCGCCGAGCGTCACGGCTGCGACCTGATCTTCATGGCCTCCCACGGCCGCCGCGGGCTGGCCAGCCTGCTGCTCGGTAGCGAGACCCAGAAAGTGCTGACCCACACCAAGGTTCCGGTGCTGGTCTATCGCTGA
- a CDS encoding cbb3-type cytochrome c oxidase subunit 3, which produces MELNDLRSILTVLGFVCFLGICLWAYSKSAKQGFDEAAQLPFTDDDLPARKDPDQQRKEG; this is translated from the coding sequence GTGGAACTCAACGATTTGCGGTCGATCCTGACGGTGCTGGGCTTCGTGTGCTTCCTGGGCATCTGCCTGTGGGCGTACAGCAAGTCGGCCAAGCAGGGGTTTGACGAAGCGGCGCAACTGCCCTTCACCGATGACGATCTGCCGGCCCGGAAGGATCCGGACCAGCAACGGAAGGAAGGATAA
- a CDS encoding DUF2249 domain-containing protein, whose protein sequence is MSEPLPPIVVDARRLLPPEPMERTLEALDELKPGQEVLLMIPRQPAPLFDMLRNNGYAYTVESQPDGVFHIHIRHAAG, encoded by the coding sequence ATGAGCGAGCCGCTGCCCCCCATCGTCGTCGATGCCCGCCGCCTGCTGCCGCCCGAGCCCATGGAGCGGACGCTCGAAGCGCTGGACGAACTCAAGCCCGGGCAGGAAGTGCTGTTGATGATCCCGCGCCAGCCCGCGCCTCTGTTCGACATGCTGCGCAACAACGGCTATGCCTACACGGTCGAATCGCAACCCGACGGTGTGTTTCACATTCACATCCGCCACGCCGCGGGCTGA
- a CDS encoding Crp/Fnr family transcriptional regulator has product MSQEKIDIPGLLSRMPLFSALSADDLQQVADATREKRIQKGEMLFQRGDQPKGFYYVIFGQIKLAFSSPNGNEKVVEILGPHQSFGEAVMFMDRQYPVFAESLADTLLLHITRDAVFNLIDQDAGFARRMLAGMAIRLHSMVRDVESYSLRSSTQRVIGYLLQQVPDAPCQGTQQGTQADVDLPTSKQIIASRLNLTPETLSRIFHELSSAGLITVQGKHISLHNVGKLRNYEG; this is encoded by the coding sequence ATGAGTCAAGAAAAAATCGATATCCCCGGACTACTGAGCCGCATGCCCCTGTTCAGCGCGCTGTCGGCGGACGACTTGCAGCAAGTCGCCGACGCCACGCGCGAAAAGCGCATCCAGAAGGGCGAGATGCTCTTCCAGCGCGGCGATCAGCCCAAGGGGTTTTACTACGTCATCTTCGGTCAGATCAAACTGGCCTTCTCCTCGCCCAACGGCAACGAGAAGGTGGTCGAGATCCTCGGCCCCCACCAGAGCTTCGGCGAGGCCGTGATGTTCATGGACCGCCAGTATCCGGTATTTGCCGAGTCCCTGGCCGACACCCTGCTGCTGCACATCACCCGCGATGCGGTGTTCAACCTCATCGACCAGGACGCCGGCTTCGCCCGCCGCATGCTCGCCGGCATGGCCATCCGCCTGCACAGCATGGTACGCGACGTCGAATCCTACTCCCTGCGCTCGAGCACCCAGCGCGTCATCGGCTACCTGCTGCAGCAGGTGCCCGACGCGCCCTGCCAGGGCACCCAGCAAGGCACCCAGGCCGACGTGGACCTGCCGACCAGCAAGCAGATCATCGCGTCCCGCCTCAACCTGACGCCCGAGACCCTGTCGCGCATCTTCCACGAGCTGAGCAGCGCCGGGCTGATCACCGTACAGGGCAAGCACATCTCCCTGCACAACGTCGGCAAGCTGCGCAACTACGAAGGCTGA
- the ccoP gene encoding cytochrome-c oxidase, cbb3-type subunit III, which yields MADFVSGFWNAYVMVLVALSLAFCVFILVSNMGKGKGAQKGEKVELHGHVWDETLAEYNNPLPQWWKYLYWITVFFAIFYVAAYPGFGNVKGFLGWSSKGQYEGEMAKADATYAPIFKKYAEMDLAAVAADPEAKAMGRRLFLTYCAQCHGADARGAKGFPNLTDNDWLYGGEPDVIKTTILGGRQGMMPPMGAALGGDGTEDVANYVRSLSGLANDSLRAGRGKELFEQNCAACHGADGKGMHAVGAPNLTDETWLYGSSKATIIETITKGRSNRMPAFEAFLGNDKTHLLAAYVYGLSDKAGAK from the coding sequence ATGGCTGACTTTGTGAGCGGCTTCTGGAATGCGTACGTCATGGTCCTGGTGGCCCTGAGTCTGGCGTTCTGTGTGTTCATCCTCGTGTCCAACATGGGCAAGGGAAAGGGCGCCCAAAAGGGCGAAAAGGTCGAACTGCACGGTCATGTGTGGGACGAGACGCTGGCCGAGTACAACAATCCGCTGCCGCAGTGGTGGAAATACCTGTACTGGATCACCGTGTTCTTCGCGATCTTCTATGTCGCGGCCTACCCGGGCTTCGGTAATGTGAAGGGCTTCCTGGGCTGGTCGTCCAAGGGGCAGTACGAAGGTGAAATGGCCAAGGCCGACGCGACCTACGCGCCGATCTTCAAGAAATATGCCGAGATGGACCTGGCCGCGGTGGCTGCCGACCCGGAAGCGAAGGCCATGGGACGCCGTCTGTTCCTGACCTACTGCGCGCAGTGCCACGGCGCGGATGCCCGCGGTGCCAAGGGCTTCCCCAACCTGACCGACAACGACTGGCTGTACGGCGGCGAACCCGATGTGATCAAGACCACGATCCTCGGTGGCCGTCAGGGCATGATGCCGCCGATGGGCGCGGCGCTGGGTGGCGACGGTACCGAAGACGTTGCCAACTATGTGCGTTCGCTCTCCGGCCTGGCCAATGACTCGCTGCGTGCCGGTCGCGGCAAGGAACTGTTCGAACAGAACTGCGCGGCCTGCCACGGGGCGGACGGCAAGGGGATGCACGCCGTCGGCGCGCCGAACCTGACCGATGAAACCTGGTTGTATGGTTCGTCCAAGGCGACCATCATCGAGACCATCACCAAGGGTCGCAGCAACCGCATGCCGGCATTCGAAGCCTTCCTCGGCAACGACAAGACCCATCTCCTGGCGGCCTATGTGTATGGGCTGTCGGACAAGGCGGGCGCGAAGTAA
- a CDS encoding hemerythrin domain-containing protein has protein sequence MFNQAINIIQEEHRSLAAIVHGLKYLVNDARSNTARADFKVLRAMLHYIDAFPERLHHPKEDAYVFARLAARTHEADEVIDELKKQHAEGTELVAALHTRLDAYEAGAAGGLAAFAEAVERLHRCHVAAHGTGRKGAAAAGQAAPERG, from the coding sequence ATGTTCAATCAAGCCATCAACATCATCCAGGAAGAGCACCGCTCGCTGGCCGCGATCGTGCATGGCCTGAAGTACCTGGTCAATGACGCGCGCAGCAACACCGCCCGGGCCGACTTCAAGGTGCTGCGGGCAATGCTGCACTACATCGATGCCTTTCCCGAACGGCTGCACCACCCCAAGGAAGACGCCTATGTGTTCGCCCGTCTGGCGGCGCGCACCCATGAGGCCGACGAGGTCATTGACGAACTGAAGAAGCAGCACGCGGAAGGCACCGAACTGGTCGCCGCGCTGCACACCCGCCTCGACGCCTACGAGGCCGGCGCGGCGGGCGGTCTGGCCGCCTTTGCTGAAGCGGTCGAACGCCTTCACCGATGCCATGTGGCAGCACATGGCACTGGAAGAAAAGGTGCTGCTGCCGCTGGCCAGGCAGCACCTGAGCGAGGCTGA
- a CDS encoding FixH family protein: MSLNKSALPWFRQSWPWFLLSLPATAVIAGFITFWLAVESDDGLVADDYYKQGLALQQSIARDNEAARLGLAAQLRFDNGRVVLNLSSAGMAAPNAVFLSLIHPTRPEMDRAISLVGDNGNYTASTDALDGRWQVLLEDESRAWRLTGTIDLPSETEVRLAAQTPVN, translated from the coding sequence ATGTCCCTGAACAAATCCGCACTGCCCTGGTTCCGTCAGTCCTGGCCCTGGTTTCTGCTGTCCTTGCCGGCAACCGCCGTCATTGCCGGCTTCATCACGTTCTGGCTGGCGGTCGAGTCCGATGACGGCCTGGTCGCTGACGACTACTACAAGCAGGGCCTGGCGCTGCAGCAGTCGATCGCGCGCGACAACGAAGCGGCGCGCCTTGGCCTGGCGGCCCAGCTGCGTTTCGACAACGGTCGCGTGGTGCTCAATCTGTCGAGCGCCGGCATGGCGGCGCCGAATGCGGTGTTTTTGAGTCTGATTCACCCGACCCGCCCGGAGATGGATCGCGCCATCTCGCTGGTGGGCGACAACGGCAACTACACGGCAAGCACCGACGCGCTGGACGGGCGTTGGCAAGTCTTGCTCGAAGACGAGTCCCGCGCATGGCGTTTGACCGGGACCATTGACCTCCCCTCAGAGACAGAAGTGCGCCTCGCGGCGCAAACCCCTGTGAACTGA
- a CDS encoding PHA/PHB synthase family protein → MHVQWESMIDPMGLYAPLVHAQLGWMSHPQELAEAMVGFSGRLWELQWHSLRRLIGAPSTDPVRPHEDDTRFNDPIWHESATWDLVKSWYLMTTRHTQDMLYSTPGLSSAERRRAAFWWRNWLNAVAPTNFLATNPVALRKAVETQGGSLHAGWQNFIDDMQAGMVRMSDPDGFEVGGNLATTPGEVIFRNRLVEVIHYAPTRDRVRARPVVIITPWINKFYILDLNERKSMVRYLLDQGLDVYITSWKNPDASMREVSFDDYILDGVHATIEAARAQSGQPTVHAVGYCIGGTALSIYMAWANRRFGAEAMPVDDWTLLTTLVDFRKPGDIEVFIDEGSVNFITSGMARKGYLDGAQMASAFRLLRANSLIWHFAVQSWLYGEKLPAFDVLFWNMDTTRMPYRMHAWYLRELYLHNRLIESNALTVAGEPIDLHQIAQPLYVVSAEDDHIAPWQQTFRIVHFVTAEKRFVLSSSGHILGIVNPPTKPAKRRYWAATAHRADRWEAWHERATPTDGSWWEDWMRWLKPRSGPLGRARPVANAEHPSLAPAPGVYVHEH, encoded by the coding sequence ATGCATGTCCAGTGGGAGTCGATGATCGATCCGATGGGGCTCTACGCGCCCTTGGTGCACGCCCAGCTGGGCTGGATGTCGCACCCGCAGGAGCTGGCCGAGGCCATGGTGGGCTTCTCGGGGCGGCTGTGGGAGCTGCAATGGCACAGCCTGCGGCGCCTGATCGGCGCACCCAGCACCGACCCGGTGCGCCCGCATGAAGACGACACCCGGTTCAACGACCCGATCTGGCACGAATCGGCCACCTGGGATCTGGTCAAGTCGTGGTATCTGATGACCACCCGGCACACCCAGGACATGCTCTACAGCACGCCGGGCCTGTCCAGCGCGGAGCGCCGGCGCGCCGCGTTCTGGTGGCGTAACTGGCTCAACGCCGTGGCCCCGACCAACTTCCTGGCCACCAACCCGGTGGCCTTGCGCAAGGCCGTCGAGACGCAGGGCGGCAGCTTGCACGCGGGGTGGCAGAACTTCATCGACGACATGCAGGCCGGCATGGTGCGCATGAGCGACCCCGATGGCTTCGAGGTCGGCGGCAACCTGGCCACGACGCCGGGCGAGGTGATCTTCCGCAACCGGCTGGTGGAGGTCATCCACTACGCGCCGACCCGCGACCGGGTGCGGGCGCGGCCGGTGGTGATCATCACGCCGTGGATCAACAAGTTCTACATTCTCGATCTGAACGAGCGCAAGAGCATGGTGCGCTACCTGCTCGACCAGGGGCTCGATGTCTACATCACCAGCTGGAAGAACCCCGACGCCAGCATGCGTGAGGTCAGCTTCGACGACTACATTCTCGACGGCGTCCATGCCACCATCGAGGCGGCGCGAGCGCAGAGCGGCCAGCCGACGGTGCATGCCGTAGGCTACTGCATCGGCGGCACCGCGCTGTCGATCTACATGGCCTGGGCCAACCGGCGCTTCGGTGCCGAGGCCATGCCGGTGGACGACTGGACCTTGCTCACCACGCTGGTGGATTTCCGCAAGCCGGGCGACATCGAAGTGTTCATCGACGAGGGCAGCGTCAATTTCATCACCTCGGGCATGGCTCGCAAGGGTTACCTCGATGGCGCCCAGATGGCCTCGGCCTTCCGGCTGTTGCGCGCCAACTCGCTGATCTGGCACTTTGCGGTGCAAAGCTGGCTGTATGGCGAAAAGCTGCCGGCCTTTGACGTGCTGTTCTGGAACATGGATACCACGCGCATGCCCTACCGCATGCACGCCTGGTATCTGCGCGAGCTCTACCTGCACAACCGGCTGATCGAGTCGAACGCGCTGACGGTCGCCGGCGAGCCCATCGACCTGCACCAGATCGCCCAGCCGCTGTATGTGGTGTCGGCCGAAGACGACCACATCGCACCATGGCAGCAGACCTTCCGGATCGTCCACTTCGTGACCGCCGAAAAGCGCTTTGTGCTGTCGAGCTCCGGCCACATCCTGGGCATCGTGAACCCGCCGACCAAACCCGCCAAGCGGCGCTACTGGGCGGCCACCGCACACCGCGCCGACCGCTGGGAAGCCTGGCACGAGCGCGCCACGCCCACCGACGGCAGCTGGTGGGAAGACTGGATGCGCTGGCTCAAGCCGCGCAGCGGCCCGCTGGGCCGGGCGCGGCCGGTGGCCAACGCCGAGCATCCGAGCCTGGCGCCGGCGCCCGGCGTGTATGTGCACGAGCACTAG
- a CDS encoding SirB2 family protein, translating into MYLAIKHLHVTCVVLSGLGFLLRAGWMLSGSSRLQHRLTRVLPHVVDTVLLSTAIALVTYYDGVPDWVWAKIAGLVAYVVLGTIALKRGRTPASRRLALVAAVATFGWIVSVAMSKSAAGFFGWM; encoded by the coding sequence ATGTATCTGGCAATCAAACATCTTCATGTGACCTGCGTGGTGCTCAGCGGCCTGGGCTTCTTGTTGCGCGCCGGGTGGATGCTGTCGGGCTCGTCCCGCCTGCAGCACCGGCTGACGCGGGTGCTGCCGCATGTCGTCGACACCGTGTTGCTGAGCACCGCCATCGCGCTGGTGACATACTATGACGGGGTGCCGGACTGGGTGTGGGCAAAGATCGCGGGTCTGGTGGCCTATGTGGTGCTTGGCACCATTGCGCTCAAGCGCGGCCGTACGCCGGCCAGCCGCCGGCTCGCGCTGGTGGCCGCGGTGGCGACGTTTGGCTGGATCGTGTCGGTGGCGATGTCGAAATCCGCCGCCGGTTTTTTCGGATGGATGTAA
- a CDS encoding NAD(P)H-dependent flavin oxidoreductase, with amino-acid sequence MNTLPLPPLRLRGKTLLPVIQGGMGVGVSAHRLAGNVAREGAVGTIASVDLRRLHPDLMAATGRCRDRASIEAANLTALAREIRLAQEIANGRGAIAVNVMRAVTQYADCVRCAGENGADAVVMGAGLPLDLPDLAADFPDMALIPILSDARGVTLLLKKWMRKHRLPDAIVIEHPRFAGGHLGAASPEDMGDARFDFATAVPGVLAAYEALGIADENIPIICAGGINSPAQVRELIALGAAGVQLGTAFAVTEEGDAHPVFKQVLAEARPEDIVTFMSVAGLPARAVRTPWLENYLRREGKLQRVASAAHKCTLAWDCLVSCGLRDGLSRAGQFCIDNQLAAALRGDLERGLFFRGSERLPFGAAIRPVRELIAYLTGGDSGAPATA; translated from the coding sequence ATGAACACCTTGCCCTTGCCGCCGCTGCGCCTGCGCGGAAAGACACTGCTGCCCGTCATCCAGGGGGGCATGGGCGTCGGCGTGTCGGCGCACCGGCTCGCCGGCAACGTGGCACGCGAAGGCGCGGTGGGCACCATCGCCAGCGTCGACCTGCGGCGCCTCCATCCAGACCTGATGGCCGCCACCGGGCGCTGCCGTGACCGGGCCAGCATCGAGGCCGCCAACCTGACGGCCCTGGCCCGAGAGATCCGCCTGGCGCAGGAGATTGCCAACGGGCGCGGGGCGATTGCCGTCAACGTGATGCGCGCGGTCACCCAGTACGCCGATTGCGTGCGCTGTGCCGGCGAGAACGGCGCCGACGCGGTGGTGATGGGGGCCGGCCTGCCGCTGGATCTGCCGGACCTGGCCGCCGACTTCCCCGACATGGCGCTGATCCCGATCCTCTCCGACGCCCGCGGCGTGACGCTGCTGCTCAAGAAATGGATGCGCAAGCACCGCCTGCCCGACGCCATCGTGATCGAGCATCCGCGCTTCGCCGGCGGCCACCTCGGCGCTGCCAGCCCAGAAGACATGGGTGATGCCCGCTTCGATTTCGCCACCGCCGTGCCGGGCGTGCTGGCTGCCTACGAGGCCCTTGGCATCGCCGACGAGAATATCCCCATCATCTGCGCCGGCGGCATCAACAGCCCGGCCCAGGTCCGCGAGCTGATCGCGCTCGGTGCAGCTGGCGTGCAACTGGGCACCGCTTTCGCGGTGACCGAGGAGGGCGACGCGCACCCCGTGTTCAAGCAGGTGCTGGCCGAGGCCCGTCCGGAAGACATCGTGACCTTCATGAGCGTTGCCGGCCTGCCGGCGCGGGCAGTGCGTACCCCGTGGCTCGAGAACTACCTGCGCCGCGAAGGCAAGCTGCAGCGCGTGGCCAGTGCGGCGCACAAGTGCACGCTTGCCTGGGACTGCCTGGTGTCCTGCGGCCTGCGCGACGGATTGTCGCGGGCCGGGCAGTTCTGCATCGACAACCAGCTCGCCGCCGCCCTGCGGGGCGACCTCGAGCGCGGGCTCTTCTTTCGCGGCTCGGAACGCCTGCCGTTCGGCGCGGCGATTCGCCCGGTGCGCGAACTCATCGCCTATCTGACGGGCGGCGACAGCGGTGCGCCGGCCACGGCCTGA
- a CDS encoding DUF3149 domain-containing protein — MALKELFSTDIGLLSVFTIAFIIGMAIFIGRYVKQHVQEDERAHGQGH, encoded by the coding sequence ATGGCTTTAAAGGAACTGTTCAGTACTGATATCGGTTTGCTGAGCGTCTTTACCATTGCGTTCATCATCGGCATGGCGATCTTCATCGGGCGCTATGTGAAGCAGCATGTTCAGGAAGATGAGCGCGCCCACGGTCAGGGCCACTGA